Genomic DNA from Brassica rapa cultivar Chiifu-401-42 chromosome A04, CAAS_Brap_v3.01, whole genome shotgun sequence:
ACCAAAATAggtttatatacttaaatatatcaataattTATAGATTTACTGTATATTAgaaacatccaaaatatataagatgcTTTTAATTTgtctaaaatagttaaaatatactcaaaacactAAAACCACTTGAAATATTTACTGATTGTCtattcaaatatttaaaccaaatcaatttatatgttaaatttatgtattttaacatatgttatttaaatttatatataatattttattttgtttatagattttgagaattttaaaatatataataaattttaaaaaatttaaaacaactaaATGGGTTATCTGAACCTACAAAGATCCGAAcatgaataaaatttagaaatacccAAATAGAGCTGAAATCTCACGTGGATGTGGATGCTAATGAATTtcttaaaagtttaaaaccaagtatatttttttcaccTAGGATTCTTTTGGCTTATGCAAAGTTGAGAAGTATGAAAATCGATAACTATTTTATTCGCTTCTAACCATGCACGAGACAAACCACATAATATGATCAAACGATGATAGCCTTGGATACTTCCggcttttttaatttatttcacaTATTCATTACGACAACTACATTATTACTTGGACCATCGTCGCCTTTCTTTTTACACATGCAGTATTGATCAAATACCAGTACTTAGAATCTGATCATAAGCTTTGTCGCTGCAGAAGTCGCATAAGCACTTAACATTAAACTCATCTCCCCAACGGCATTCTCCACCTTTAGCTCCCTTGTCCTCACGGCATCGTCTAAAACAAAACGTCGGACGTATCAAAGGCGCACAATAACTGAAGCCAACCTCACCACCGTATTCTTTCAAGCACTCTCTATCCTGCGCTTCGGTCTCAGGCATTTCTgctcattatatatatacatggaaTGCATGAGAGTATATAAATCACATATATAACGAAACTTGCAGCGATTACCGAAAGAAATACTCTGGATCATCTTATGAAtcacacatatatattttaacgaATATATGTGAATAAATACGGAGTTAATTGGTTAATTTACCAAAGAtaaccaaaaagaaaatgaaaaatacgGCGAATGAAGAAATTGGCTTTGTTGTCATGGCCATCTTCTCTCTATATATCTCTTACTCTCTTTGTTTCACTTTGGAGTCAACGTAGGTGTAAATGAACTCGTACTATGTATGTTATTTATCTTTATCATTGGCGACGTTGGGGaaacaaattattttgaaaGACTCATGTAGCTGTCAAGACACAACTACATTGTTCACACGTCAGTGACATGTAAATTCTGACcgttaattaaacataaattaaacGAACGACAGTCAGATATCTACACGTCGATGCAAAGTGAAAGATTCTTAAACAAGTAGATATTTTCTTTgcctctgatttttttttttttggcttttgcAAAGTTGTGAAGTATATATGTAAGTTAGTATTAATTTATTTCTTTGCCTCAGATATCTACACGTCGACAGGTCAGTCAGTACCAACCTTACAAGTTACAATATGATCAAACCATGTGAGCCTTGGATACTTCCggctttttgttttgtttcacaCATTCATTACTACATTATTAGTTGAACCATATTCACCTTTATTATTCTGCAAACCATGACACATGCAGGATTATTCAAATACCACTTCGAGTCTGATCATTATAGGTACGTCGCTGCAGAAGTCGCATAAGCACTCAGCACTAAAGACATCTCCCCAAAGGCATTTTCCACCTTTAGCTCCCTTGTCCTGACGGCATCTCATATAGCAAACCGATGGAAATATTAGAGGCGCATAGAAATGGAAGCCA
This window encodes:
- the LOC103866167 gene encoding defensin-like protein 2, with translation MAMTTKPISSFAVFFIFFLVIFEMPETEAQDRECLKEYGGEVGFSYCAPLIRPTFCFRRCREDKGAKGGECRWGDEFNVKCLCDFCSDKAYDQILSTGI